In Zingiber officinale cultivar Zhangliang chromosome 6A, Zo_v1.1, whole genome shotgun sequence, a single genomic region encodes these proteins:
- the LOC121997067 gene encoding probable LRR receptor-like serine/threonine-protein kinase At1g56130 → MFQFGLRNDVPVWQNCRKKKKKHSDLFGFGMGGIGKIYLPSLLAYKKNRAGFIVGILVGVVVLGLLALFEIIFMRQRKRRLNEEAVLTGPDVKLFTFNYAELRAATEGFNWVREDLA, encoded by the exons ATGTTCCAGTTTGGCCTAAGAAATGATGTTCCAGTTTGGCAGAActgcaggaagaagaagaaaaaacattcTGATCTTTTTGGGTTTGGCATGGGAGGTATTGGAAAGATTTATTTG CCTTCACTCCTAGCCTATAAAAAAAACCGTGCTGGTTTTATTGTGGGTATTTTAGTTGGAGTTGTTGTTTTAGGATTGTTGGCtctatttgaaattattttcatgaGACAAAGAAAAAGAAGGTTAAATGAAGAAGCAG TGTTAACAGGACCGGATGTGAAACTTTTCACCTTCAATTATGCCGAGCTAAGGGCTGCAACCGAAGGCTTCAATTGGGTGAGGGAGGATTTAGCCTAG